CGAACTCTTCGTGCTCTCGGTGATCACCCGCGGCATCCTGGGGCGGCACCGTGAATGGGGGGTGAACCGGGAAGAAGAGCCCCCACAGGTGCTCATCGCCATCGAGGAGGCCCAGCGCGTCCTCGGTGCGGGTGGGCGGCGGACACAGATCTTCAGGGAGGCGGCAATGGAGGGGCGAAAGTTCGGTGTGGGTCTCTGCGTGATCACCCAGCAGCCGAAGAACATCGACGCCCGTGTGCTCGCCCAGATCAACACCTTTGTGGTGATGGGACTCGGCGACAGGGGCGACCGCGACATCATCGGGAGCAGCGCAAAACAGGATCTTTCCAGGATGGATACCGAAATTCAGACCCTTGACACCGGCGAGGCGGTGATCTCCACGCTGCGGATCCCCTTCCCGGTGAGCACCCGCATTCACCTCTTCGATGACTATATCGAGCGATTGAACCGGGAGGCGAAATCTCCGATGGACGAAGGGCTGAAACGAGGCTTTGAGTGAGAAATCCCCACCTTTTAAAATAGAGAGAGGTTACGTCTGCTTCTTTTTTTCCGGATCGATCTTCCGGATCGAGACGCAGTTTATCACCGGATCGCCGGTTGCGATGTAGCGCTTGATGACCAGTCCGAGCACCTCGACATGGTCGCCCTCCTTCACATCTTCCTGCGGCGTGGTGAACATCTTCACCGAGATTTCTCCGCTCCTGTCAGCGACAACGAACTGAGGCCTGTTCAGGAAACGGAACATCGCTTTTTCAACGATGCCGCGGATCCGTACCGGAGAACCGATCATCGTGGCATTGATCGCCTTGATGCGGTAGTCCTTTGACTCTGCCTCATACACAGGAAGCAGATCGGCATACTGTTTCTGGCTCAAATAGTTCAGGGCCAGCGGTATGATCAGCAGGACAATCAGCGTCGGAACCGCCCAGACGAGAAACGACAGCTCACCGGTCAGTACGACCGTGATGACGATCAAAACTGAAAAAAAGGCGAATACGGCCATCGAAAGGGCCGACATTCGCACATTGACATTTCTGATTTCCATTGTACACACTGCTTACTTGAGTGCGGCAATTTCTTTCTTGAAGGCGACCCAGTAGAGGACACCGACAAAGAGCAGGCCACCGATGGTGTTGCCGATGGTGACCATGATGATATTGTTGGTCCACATGGTGACCCAGTTCAGGCTCTGGAGCTTTGCGCCCACAATCGCCACCTGCTCAGGAGTGAGGTAGGGGGCGGTCATGATACCTGCCGGGATGAAAT
This genomic interval from Methanofollis fontis contains the following:
- a CDS encoding nucleotide-binding protein, which encodes MEIRNVNVRMSALSMAVFAFFSVLIVITVVLTGELSFLVWAVPTLIVLLIIPLALNYLSQKQYADLLPVYEAESKDYRIKAINATMIGSPVRIRGIVEKAMFRFLNRPQFVVADRSGEISVKMFTTPQEDVKEGDHVEVLGLVIKRYIATGDPVINCVSIRKIDPEKKKQT